The following proteins come from a genomic window of Solwaraspora sp. WMMA2065:
- a CDS encoding GNAT family N-acetyltransferase, whose product MGRSIVVDHYDDPRAAARAGWEAVAGSGDTPIFYQDGYLSAYHDAPLAPLDRLGYLMAREPAGRPVAVLPVALHRLADPIGGLRRLHPGIERDSALLSHVWHCYDTQLLGAVARTDVVTELLDTLRRLAGNWGARWYGLVNVDSSGPTATALTAAGLTGRHLVDRYSTDLTGLTSYEDYLARLAPRPRANLRRNERRAADAGFVCDVTTPDGADLVEIAELCDRTAARFGNAGFYPTETFTRFVTALGPAAHVLRIRQRGTLVAAGVCLTDQRRFHTWTCGVEYRVDGNASPYAALFAESVRLALRLGRPILEGGRSNDVFKRRHGLTARRLDAYVMRL is encoded by the coding sequence ATGGGCCGTTCCATAGTCGTCGACCACTACGACGACCCCCGGGCGGCGGCGCGGGCCGGGTGGGAAGCGGTCGCTGGCAGCGGTGACACGCCGATCTTCTATCAGGACGGTTACCTGTCGGCGTACCACGACGCGCCGCTCGCGCCACTGGATCGGCTCGGCTACCTGATGGCCCGGGAACCGGCCGGGCGACCGGTGGCCGTCCTGCCGGTCGCGCTGCACCGCCTCGCCGACCCGATCGGCGGGCTCCGGCGCCTGCATCCCGGCATCGAACGGGACAGCGCGCTGCTCAGCCACGTCTGGCACTGCTACGACACCCAACTGCTCGGCGCGGTCGCCCGGACCGACGTGGTCACCGAACTGCTGGACACCCTGCGCCGGCTCGCCGGCAACTGGGGGGCCCGCTGGTACGGGCTGGTCAATGTGGACTCGTCAGGCCCGACGGCGACCGCACTCACCGCCGCCGGGCTGACCGGTCGGCACCTGGTGGACCGCTACTCCACCGACCTGACCGGCCTCACCTCGTACGAGGACTACCTTGCCCGACTGGCTCCCCGGCCCCGGGCCAACCTGCGCCGCAACGAGCGCCGGGCGGCCGACGCCGGTTTCGTCTGCGATGTGACCACACCGGACGGCGCGGACCTGGTCGAGATCGCCGAGCTGTGCGACCGGACCGCCGCCCGCTTCGGCAACGCCGGTTTCTACCCAACCGAGACGTTCACCCGGTTCGTCACCGCCCTCGGCCCGGCCGCGCACGTGCTCCGCATCCGTCAACGGGGCACGCTGGTCGCGGCCGGGGTGTGCCTGACCGACCAGCGCCGTTTCCACACCTGGACCTGCGGTGTCGAATACCGTGTCGACGGCAACGCCAGCCCGTACGCGGCGCTGTTCGCCGAGTCGGTCCGGCTGGCGCTGCGGCTGGGCCGCCCGATCCTGGAGGGCGGGCGCAGCAACGACGTCTTCAAACGTCGGCACGGGCTGACCGCCCGCCGGCTCGACGCCTACGTGATGCGGCTGTGA
- a CDS encoding MFS transporter — protein MRPVILRDRNMRLLLAGQAFNMFGSTMMVIVLAIWMKDLTGSTSAAGLVFLLMAIAVLLSPLTGLLVDRLPRRWLMTVNDGAMAVLILALLTVDSAADVWLVYVVTFLYGCSGQIYRASRGGLLHSMLPDDSLGNANGVLSSLSQGMRVIGPVVGAALYTTSGIEAVILVDVATFALSVASLVLLRRPRDLVRSAAATQRGSLATEVVAGARHVARHPVIRRIVVASAVAFGGAGMINVALFSLVSDGLQRPTAIIGILGGVQGAGSVVAGLLVGPAMRRYGEYTVACAGFLLNGVGLAAASTATLTGVAAGAVLVGLGLPLILVAEVTLVQRRTSAELQGRAIVASEAIINTPYAVCIGVGTLVVGTVGYRPIYFAVAAVFILVGAALLPFRAQTSPQRPADVSPVGIAS, from the coding sequence ATGCGACCCGTCATCCTGCGTGACCGCAACATGCGGCTGCTCCTTGCCGGTCAGGCGTTCAACATGTTCGGCAGCACGATGATGGTCATCGTGTTGGCGATCTGGATGAAGGACCTCACCGGATCCACCAGCGCCGCCGGCCTGGTCTTCCTGCTCATGGCGATCGCCGTGCTGCTGTCGCCGTTGACCGGCCTGCTGGTGGACCGCCTGCCGCGCCGGTGGCTGATGACGGTCAACGACGGGGCGATGGCGGTCCTGATCCTGGCACTGCTGACAGTGGACAGCGCGGCCGACGTCTGGCTGGTGTACGTCGTCACCTTCCTGTACGGCTGCTCCGGGCAGATCTACCGGGCCTCCCGTGGCGGACTGCTGCACTCGATGCTGCCCGACGACAGCCTCGGCAACGCCAACGGCGTACTCAGCAGCCTCAGTCAGGGGATGCGGGTGATCGGGCCGGTCGTCGGCGCCGCGCTCTACACCACCAGCGGTATAGAGGCGGTCATCCTGGTGGACGTCGCGACGTTCGCCCTGTCCGTCGCGTCGCTGGTGCTGCTGCGCCGGCCCCGGGATCTGGTCCGGTCGGCCGCCGCCACGCAGCGGGGCTCGCTGGCGACCGAGGTCGTCGCCGGGGCCCGGCACGTGGCCCGCCATCCGGTCATCCGGCGGATCGTCGTCGCCAGCGCGGTCGCGTTCGGCGGTGCCGGCATGATCAACGTGGCTCTGTTCTCGCTCGTCAGCGATGGGCTGCAGCGTCCGACCGCCATCATCGGGATCCTCGGGGGCGTCCAGGGTGCCGGCAGCGTCGTCGCCGGTCTCCTGGTCGGTCCCGCGATGCGCCGCTACGGCGAGTACACCGTGGCCTGCGCCGGCTTCCTGCTCAACGGGGTCGGCCTGGCGGCGGCCAGCACCGCCACCCTGACCGGAGTCGCAGCCGGGGCGGTCCTGGTCGGGTTGGGGTTGCCGCTGATTCTCGTCGCCGAGGTGACCCTGGTGCAGCGGCGCACCTCCGCCGAGCTGCAGGGCCGCGCGATCGTCGCGTCTGAGGCGATCATCAATACGCCGTACGCCGTATGCATCGGTGTCGGCACCCTGGTCGTCGGCACAGTCGGCTACCGGCCGATCTACTTCGCGGTCGCTGCAGTCTTCATCCTGGTGGGGGCCGCGCTGTTGCCGTTCCGGGCCCAGACGAGCCCGCAGCGGCCGGCTGACGTCTCGCCCGTCGGCATCGCCTCATAG
- a CDS encoding nucleoside-diphosphate kinase yields the protein MSEAVDWEHTVFMLLAPDALARHLGGQIVDRVVDQGFQPMAWRVLWHRPANLDAFHERNITQVWKAYLYRLVDQLFDFGPTVALLVRDVRPDPRHPSHARLRLAKGASDPADASPGTIRADLGSINVMLALMHSSDTPADSQRESAVFTDSQFGVGSGVGGRGGYDGGDPADLRTLLDLLSRSAPAERRGYPQVLAGLRARVLALAWPGLSDSARRSAADLLAGDLSGLAAAGAGEKAAGLLASGHPLAPILTAEFTPDQPGPDPARVQDLLAVHGARLDPWERLVLATSRRFAPRR from the coding sequence GTGAGTGAAGCAGTCGACTGGGAACATACGGTCTTCATGCTGCTCGCCCCCGATGCCCTCGCCCGCCACCTCGGCGGGCAGATCGTGGACCGGGTGGTCGACCAGGGATTCCAGCCAATGGCGTGGCGGGTGCTGTGGCACCGGCCGGCCAACCTGGACGCGTTCCACGAACGCAACATCACCCAGGTGTGGAAGGCGTACCTCTACCGTCTCGTCGACCAGCTCTTCGACTTCGGCCCGACGGTGGCGCTTCTGGTCCGCGACGTCCGGCCCGATCCGCGACACCCCAGCCACGCCCGGCTGCGCCTGGCCAAAGGGGCGAGCGATCCTGCTGACGCGAGCCCTGGCACGATCCGTGCCGACCTCGGCTCCATAAACGTCATGCTGGCCCTGATGCACAGCTCCGACACCCCTGCCGACTCCCAACGGGAGAGCGCGGTCTTCACCGACAGCCAGTTCGGCGTCGGGTCCGGCGTCGGCGGGCGCGGCGGGTACGACGGCGGCGACCCGGCCGACCTGCGTACCCTGCTCGATCTGCTCAGCCGGAGCGCTCCCGCCGAGCGCCGGGGATATCCGCAGGTCCTGGCCGGTCTGCGCGCCCGGGTCCTTGCCCTGGCCTGGCCAGGGCTGTCCGACTCCGCCCGCCGCAGCGCGGCCGACCTGCTGGCCGGTGACCTCAGCGGTCTCGCCGCCGCCGGGGCCGGCGAGAAGGCCGCCGGGCTGCTGGCCAGCGGGCATCCCCTCGCGCCGATACTGACCGCCGAGTTCACCCCCGACCAGCCCGGCCCCGACCCGGCCCGGGTGCAGGACCTCCTCGCTGTCCACGGCGCCCGGCTCGACCCGTGGGAACGCCTCGTGCTTGCCACCTCACGCCGGTTTGCGCCGCGCCGGTGA
- a CDS encoding alkaline phosphatase family protein, producing the protein MPSATYTSLADIPDVVCDELSRARRGVIMLAVDGLSYDAALAAGWRTAELTKLASTFPSTSTTAWLTAITGVGPAQHGVPGMVYRVPGRGTLVYAVTGRVLAQGPADPGGDPRLVIEHPTIFDRAAGDGVQCRAVAREIAHLPGPWAQALLRGATVVPAAPSETLARQARDPALLVDAAMKEVDEQIGGQAGGVRRRQPMLLWTYVNLDDYLHRHGYDERAVAAMAELGSRAARWAQAGWTVIGYSDHGQVRCTPDPDLVRAWSVLDDPARRLLPAGGAGRVRWLYPAPGDEDEEVGGRLAAALGSSARIVATDEALRDRVGPVIAIAADERFPVPDTSLSWEHGADSPDETVVPLAIWRGR; encoded by the coding sequence GTGCCGTCGGCCACGTACACCTCCTTGGCGGACATTCCCGACGTCGTCTGCGACGAACTGTCGCGGGCGCGCCGTGGGGTGATCATGCTTGCCGTTGACGGGTTGTCATATGACGCGGCGCTGGCGGCAGGCTGGCGGACCGCCGAGTTGACCAAGTTGGCCAGCACGTTTCCGAGCACGTCGACGACTGCGTGGCTGACCGCCATAACCGGAGTCGGGCCGGCGCAGCACGGCGTACCGGGGATGGTCTATCGCGTGCCCGGCCGTGGCACTCTGGTGTACGCCGTCACCGGCCGGGTGTTGGCGCAGGGGCCGGCCGACCCGGGCGGCGACCCCAGACTCGTGATCGAGCACCCGACCATCTTCGACCGGGCTGCAGGCGACGGCGTGCAGTGCCGCGCGGTGGCCCGGGAGATCGCCCACCTACCCGGCCCATGGGCGCAGGCGCTGCTCCGGGGCGCGACCGTCGTCCCGGCTGCACCGTCGGAGACGCTCGCCCGGCAGGCCCGCGACCCGGCGTTGCTGGTCGACGCCGCGATGAAAGAAGTCGACGAGCAGATCGGCGGGCAGGCCGGCGGTGTGCGGCGGCGGCAGCCGATGCTCCTGTGGACCTACGTCAACCTGGACGATTATCTGCACCGGCACGGCTACGACGAACGAGCCGTGGCGGCCATGGCCGAGCTGGGCAGCCGGGCAGCCCGGTGGGCGCAGGCCGGCTGGACGGTCATCGGCTACTCGGACCACGGCCAGGTCCGGTGCACCCCGGACCCGGACCTGGTGCGGGCCTGGTCCGTTCTGGACGACCCGGCACGGCGGCTGCTCCCGGCCGGCGGCGCGGGCCGGGTCCGGTGGCTGTACCCGGCCCCCGGCGACGAAGACGAAGAGGTCGGCGGCCGACTCGCTGCGGCACTCGGCTCCTCGGCTCGGATCGTGGCCACCGACGAAGCACTGCGGGACCGGGTAGGCCCGGTGATCGCGATCGCCGCAGACGAACGCTTCCCCGTGCCGGACACCAGCCTGAGCTGGGAGCACGGCGCCGACTCTCCTGACGAGACGGTGGTGCCGCTGGCGATCTGGCGGGGCCGCTGA
- a CDS encoding aminotransferase class I/II-fold pyridoxal phosphate-dependent enzyme yields the protein MPPTPWYERYFTADYWTFADDEYTAERTAAEVAYLADVLATHAPGRRVVDLGCGVGRHAVGLARRGFDVIGVDVSGYALQRAASAAAAADVTLDLRRVDLLGAQPPGWGLPDVDAAICVQAFGWGSDADQLRLLRTVRRLLPADGLLILDHSNVLAIARHYRDEAHADIGGTAFHFQRRYDPATGRSSGRVIVRRPDGTTAVLPDDVRLYHPTEVGTLLTRAGFAVARTDADFTAGATLTMDTRYVQYVARPAPVVASALDGHRAPTPPDPSSDPPPTPSPADGHTRSADGPAPGPLDLRAAPDEAGPVEPALAAAWAALPGGPAAIQRARRYDLADPYAGQRLAPLVAGYLRWPPGRQLPAERVTAGAGATGLLHALARLGDGGTVLVDVAGHPELPGATGGQVRATSLRDPADAVAAVTQHRPVLTVVDRPGLLGPIWTGDQLRRVAQACATVGSVLVVDETLGAYLPPDQSAAPLTEELPGTVVIRSMSKGFCAGGLRVGYAVAAPDLADIVRQVAPPLAVGALALDLAAALLTQQDPLAALRDRIAQVKPYVEEQLIAAGLTLLPTDPRLPWLVLRGDDEVRRILAARGVLAKQVPSLEPGGPPGALLRLSVPLSEARLAAFTAAFAAPTAAVAGSAAGGPAPTGLR from the coding sequence ATGCCGCCGACCCCGTGGTACGAGCGCTACTTCACGGCCGACTACTGGACGTTCGCCGACGACGAGTACACGGCCGAACGCACCGCCGCCGAGGTCGCCTACCTGGCGGACGTCCTGGCCACCCACGCACCCGGCCGGCGGGTGGTCGACCTGGGCTGCGGGGTCGGCCGGCACGCCGTCGGTCTGGCGCGTAGGGGCTTCGACGTCATCGGGGTGGACGTGTCCGGGTACGCGCTGCAGCGGGCCGCGAGCGCCGCCGCCGCCGCCGATGTCACCCTCGACCTGCGCCGGGTGGACCTGCTCGGCGCGCAGCCACCCGGGTGGGGGCTGCCCGACGTCGATGCGGCCATCTGCGTACAGGCGTTCGGCTGGGGGTCCGACGCCGACCAGCTCCGGCTGCTGCGCACGGTTCGCCGCCTGCTGCCCGCCGACGGTCTGCTGATCCTCGACCACTCCAATGTGCTCGCTATTGCCCGGCACTACCGGGACGAGGCACACGCGGACATCGGCGGCACCGCGTTCCACTTCCAGCGCCGCTACGACCCGGCCACCGGACGCAGCAGCGGCCGGGTCATCGTCCGCCGGCCGGACGGCACCACCGCCGTCCTCCCCGACGACGTCCGCCTCTACCACCCGACCGAGGTGGGCACCCTGCTGACCCGTGCCGGGTTCGCCGTGGCCCGGACCGACGCGGACTTCACCGCAGGTGCCACGCTGACCATGGACACCCGCTACGTCCAGTACGTCGCCCGACCGGCACCGGTGGTGGCCTCGGCACTCGACGGACACCGCGCGCCAACGCCACCAGACCCGTCATCGGACCCGCCGCCGACCCCGTCACCTGCCGACGGCCACACCCGATCTGCCGACGGCCCCGCCCCGGGTCCGCTCGACCTGCGCGCAGCCCCCGACGAGGCCGGGCCGGTCGAACCCGCGCTGGCCGCCGCGTGGGCGGCGCTGCCCGGCGGGCCGGCCGCGATCCAGCGGGCACGCCGCTACGACCTCGCCGACCCGTACGCCGGGCAGCGGCTCGCGCCCCTCGTCGCCGGGTATCTGCGCTGGCCGCCGGGCCGGCAGCTGCCGGCCGAACGGGTGACCGCCGGCGCCGGTGCCACCGGCCTGCTGCACGCGCTGGCCCGGCTGGGCGACGGCGGCACCGTCCTGGTCGACGTGGCCGGCCATCCGGAGTTGCCCGGCGCCACCGGTGGCCAGGTCCGGGCCACGTCGCTGCGCGACCCGGCGGACGCGGTGGCCGCCGTGACCCAGCACCGACCGGTGCTGACCGTCGTCGACCGGCCCGGCCTGCTCGGCCCGATCTGGACCGGGGACCAGCTCCGCCGGGTCGCGCAGGCCTGCGCCACGGTCGGCAGTGTGCTGGTCGTCGACGAGACGCTCGGTGCCTACCTGCCGCCCGACCAGAGCGCCGCCCCGCTCACCGAGGAGCTGCCCGGCACCGTCGTCATCCGCAGCATGTCGAAGGGGTTCTGCGCCGGCGGGCTGCGGGTCGGGTACGCCGTCGCCGCACCGGACCTGGCCGACATCGTCCGGCAGGTGGCGCCACCGCTGGCGGTCGGCGCACTCGCCCTGGACCTGGCCGCCGCGCTGCTCACCCAGCAAGATCCGCTGGCCGCACTGCGGGACCGGATCGCACAGGTGAAGCCGTACGTCGAGGAGCAGCTGATCGCCGCCGGTCTCACCCTGCTGCCGACCGACCCCCGGCTGCCGTGGTTGGTCCTGCGCGGTGACGATGAGGTACGCCGGATCCTGGCCGCCCGAGGAGTGCTCGCCAAGCAGGTGCCGTCGTTGGAGCCGGGCGGCCCACCGGGAGCGCTGCTGCGGCTGTCGGTCCCGCTGTCCGAGGCCCGCCTGGCCGCCTTCACCGCCGCGTTCGCAGCCCCGACAGCCGCCGTTGCCGGCTCCGCCGCCGGCGGACCTGCCCCGACGGGCCTTCGATGA
- a CDS encoding recombinase family protein, with the protein MRLPLYGYIRLLPPHANTSNAIVDQAERRMQQFADSHGYDLTAVFIERATSRAAFDRLMHDLLVEDAHHVIVPAHETLSAHHSDLFDDLIEELHAADALIFDLEAIDTCDRRMRPC; encoded by the coding sequence ATGAGACTGCCGCTGTACGGCTACATCCGCCTACTGCCGCCGCACGCCAACACGAGCAACGCCATCGTGGACCAAGCCGAGCGACGCATGCAGCAGTTCGCCGACAGCCACGGCTACGACCTGACCGCTGTCTTCATCGAACGCGCGACCAGTCGAGCAGCGTTCGACCGCCTGATGCATGACCTCCTCGTCGAGGACGCCCACCACGTCATCGTCCCCGCCCACGAAACCCTCTCTGCACACCACAGCGACCTCTTCGACGACCTGATCGAGGAACTACACGCGGCAGACGCGCTCATCTTCGATCTCGAAGCCATCGACACCTGCGACAGGAGGATGCGGCCATGCTAG
- a CDS encoding IS30 family transposase, translated as MSRSLPRFRRVAFWDAVRLGMSNEEAGRHAGVTHPTELRWFAQAGGVKSNGPRAASGRYLSFDEREEIALALARGESQRSIATRLGRSPSTICREVTRNKGWRGPYRAGPAEKMTRQRARRPKVAKLAADERLHMVVQHWLTLRWSPEQISLRLVAAFPDDESMRISPETIYQSLYVQGRGALRRELAACLRTGRALRRPRRRERERRGRLSDMVNIRDRPAEVADRAVPGHWEGDLIIGRNQASAIGTLVERSTRFCMLLHLPDGRDAVQVRDALIAAIRTMPEQLRRSVTWDQGRELARHVEVSIAAGIDIYFCDPHSPWQRGSNENTNGLLRQYFPKGTDLSVHSAEHLAAVAAELNGRPRKTLGVRTPAEALAELLSAPSAA; from the coding sequence ATGTCTAGATCACTGCCCCGGTTCCGGCGGGTCGCGTTCTGGGACGCCGTCCGGCTGGGGATGTCGAACGAGGAGGCGGGACGACACGCCGGGGTCACCCATCCCACTGAGCTGCGGTGGTTCGCCCAGGCTGGTGGGGTGAAGAGCAACGGACCTCGAGCGGCGTCGGGCCGCTACCTGTCGTTCGATGAGCGGGAGGAGATCGCCCTGGCCTTGGCGCGGGGCGAGTCGCAGCGGTCGATCGCGACCCGGTTGGGTCGCTCGCCGTCGACGATCTGTCGGGAGGTCACCCGCAACAAGGGTTGGCGGGGCCCCTACCGGGCCGGACCTGCCGAGAAGATGACCAGGCAACGGGCAAGACGGCCGAAGGTCGCGAAGCTGGCCGCCGACGAGCGGCTACACATGGTGGTGCAGCACTGGTTGACGTTGCGGTGGTCACCGGAGCAGATCAGTCTGCGGCTGGTGGCCGCGTTCCCCGACGATGAGAGCATGCGGATCTCACCGGAGACGATCTACCAGTCGTTGTACGTGCAGGGCCGGGGCGCGTTGCGGCGGGAACTGGCGGCGTGTCTGCGCACGGGGCGGGCGTTGCGGCGGCCGCGTCGGCGTGAGCGTGAGCGGCGGGGCCGGTTGTCGGACATGGTCAACATCCGGGACCGGCCGGCGGAGGTCGCCGACCGGGCGGTGCCCGGCCACTGGGAGGGCGACCTGATCATCGGCCGGAATCAGGCGTCGGCGATCGGGACGTTGGTGGAGCGGTCGACCCGGTTCTGCATGCTGCTGCACCTGCCCGACGGGCGCGACGCGGTGCAGGTGCGGGATGCGTTGATCGCGGCGATCCGGACAATGCCCGAGCAGTTGCGGCGGTCGGTGACGTGGGACCAGGGCCGGGAGTTGGCCCGCCACGTCGAGGTGTCGATCGCTGCCGGGATCGACATCTACTTCTGCGATCCGCACTCGCCGTGGCAGCGGGGTAGCAACGAGAACACCAACGGGTTGCTGCGGCAGTACTTCCCGAAGGGCACCGACCTTTCTGTCCACAGTGCCGAGCATCTCGCCGCTGTCGCCGCCGAGTTGAACGGGCGCCCCCGTAAGACACTCGGTGTCCGCACCCCGGCCGAGGCCCTCGCCGAGCTACTATCAGCCCCGTCAGCAGCATGA
- a CDS encoding peptidogalycan biosysnthesis protein — MSYRLRVHSGIAPQWERLAADGPMLTTPGWLRAMAGRLGGRTLTFVVEQGDAACLALHATVQPVPRPGEVFDLHHVLVSAAPALPLTDASRAARAELSRRAAPEPSRWTPNLLVMLPGYECLPVGPAANSPAALAAAVDGILDWAADAGIATVAFLYTRPEATALTGALSAAGFVAMPLSLTWELPVRDGGFDAYLASLPRKRAAEAGRELARLTANGVRLRHLHGDAIPPVVPVLARLRGQLVSKYRGRCDEAAERGRLESLLQDVAGGRAQVVLADAGDAVVGFALFAPFGDEWQCLALGYDYTDRRSRFAYFGTAFYGAVPIASAQGVRRIGYGQGAARAKQDRGCVGTPLTAWLHSTDPELMATARAAASTTVLIPGQRTS; from the coding sequence GTGAGCTACCGGCTACGCGTCCATTCGGGCATCGCCCCGCAGTGGGAGCGGTTGGCCGCCGACGGGCCGATGCTGACCACACCGGGCTGGCTGCGTGCGATGGCGGGCCGGCTCGGCGGGCGTACGCTCACCTTCGTTGTCGAACAGGGCGACGCGGCGTGCCTGGCCCTGCACGCCACCGTGCAGCCCGTCCCCCGGCCCGGTGAAGTGTTCGACCTGCACCATGTACTGGTCAGTGCGGCTCCCGCGCTGCCGCTGACCGACGCGTCACGTGCCGCGCGAGCCGAGTTGTCGAGGCGGGCCGCGCCCGAGCCGTCCCGCTGGACGCCGAACCTGCTGGTGATGCTGCCCGGCTACGAATGCCTCCCCGTCGGACCGGCGGCGAACAGCCCGGCCGCGCTCGCTGCAGCCGTCGACGGCATCCTGGACTGGGCCGCGGACGCCGGCATCGCGACGGTGGCGTTCCTCTACACCAGACCGGAGGCGACGGCGCTGACCGGTGCTCTGTCCGCAGCCGGGTTCGTGGCGATGCCACTGTCACTGACCTGGGAGCTTCCGGTGCGCGACGGCGGTTTCGACGCCTACCTGGCGTCGCTGCCCCGCAAACGGGCAGCGGAAGCAGGGCGCGAGCTGGCCCGGCTCACCGCCAACGGCGTACGGCTGCGTCATCTGCACGGCGATGCCATCCCCCCGGTCGTACCGGTGCTGGCCCGACTGCGCGGCCAGTTGGTCAGCAAGTACCGGGGCCGCTGCGACGAGGCGGCCGAGCGCGGCCGGCTGGAATCGCTGTTGCAGGATGTCGCCGGCGGCCGCGCCCAGGTGGTCCTCGCCGATGCCGGGGACGCCGTCGTCGGGTTCGCGCTGTTCGCACCGTTCGGTGACGAGTGGCAGTGCCTGGCCCTCGGCTACGACTACACCGATCGCCGGTCGAGGTTCGCGTACTTCGGCACGGCGTTCTACGGGGCGGTCCCGATCGCCTCGGCGCAGGGTGTCCGCCGGATCGGCTACGGACAGGGCGCGGCGCGGGCCAAACAGGACCGGGGATGCGTCGGTACGCCGCTGACGGCCTGGCTGCACTCGACCGATCCTGAGCTGATGGCCACGGCGCGGGCCGCCGCGTCGACGACCGTCCTCATCCCTGGACAGCGAACGTCCTGA
- a CDS encoding DUF4910 domain-containing protein, which translates to MRLSQLVAAVHDGIDVDAAMADVAEVARHDRYQASAGIHAAAGYVAQRAADAGLRDVTVHTFPADGARRWWTYQAPMSWTPVRASLRHGGETLIDYPAQPYTLAAYSAPIPAGGVAVPLLRWSAMCAGADATGALVLLDDVRVPFPECARRAAAGGAVAVAADPLGARIDRLADQVGRLELLPGTALAGFSLTAAQLARLSAAADRGEAVTVEVAVAGSTATMPVVTGVLPGDGSGDEFLLSAHLCHPRPSANDNASGVAALLATARLLGARPVGGPDLRFLWAPEFVGVAAYLHDLVGGGAVARPSLAVNVDMAGQDPYRCGSSLVIERGPDDVPSFLPALAGRCADLTPARARSYSGAVPCDPGQAVTAPFSGGSDHALVSDAPTRCPTVSFGHWPDRANHTSADTLDMVDPAELRRTVTVAASTVAAVRGRADPALAADVADACAGWAAGHILAALPGRQRPPAPYPYRDDGSPVLDPAGDAASVRRVAHRSEIAGRCVSTLTYAGVPAGEIVRTARWLADVSATAADRALCVEPSADDEASGTVLARAALGPVNPRTLAATDADRAWLAERLAEDRGGSHARVLTLLRAVDGRRGRRSAAWWAALAGELPVSVAFADRVFDMLHRAGWVVPVPDPEDLDAAEEIDATRHPA; encoded by the coding sequence ATGAGGTTGTCACAGCTGGTCGCGGCGGTGCACGACGGCATCGACGTCGACGCTGCCATGGCCGACGTCGCCGAGGTCGCCCGGCACGACCGCTACCAGGCCTCGGCCGGAATACACGCAGCGGCTGGCTACGTCGCACAGCGGGCGGCGGACGCCGGCCTGCGCGACGTCACCGTGCACACGTTCCCGGCAGACGGGGCCCGGCGGTGGTGGACCTACCAGGCCCCGATGTCGTGGACACCGGTGCGGGCCAGCCTCCGGCACGGCGGCGAGACGCTGATCGACTACCCGGCACAGCCGTACACCCTCGCGGCGTACTCGGCACCGATCCCCGCCGGCGGCGTCGCCGTACCACTGCTTCGCTGGTCAGCGATGTGCGCCGGCGCCGACGCGACCGGCGCGCTCGTGCTGCTGGACGACGTCCGCGTACCGTTTCCGGAATGCGCCCGGCGGGCGGCGGCCGGCGGTGCCGTCGCGGTCGCCGCAGACCCGCTCGGCGCCCGGATCGACCGGCTCGCCGACCAGGTCGGCCGGCTGGAACTGCTGCCCGGCACGGCGTTGGCCGGCTTCAGTCTCACCGCCGCGCAGCTCGCCAGGCTCAGCGCGGCCGCCGACCGGGGCGAGGCGGTCACCGTCGAGGTGGCGGTGGCCGGGTCGACGGCCACCATGCCGGTGGTGACCGGCGTGCTGCCGGGCGACGGCAGTGGCGACGAGTTCCTGCTCTCGGCGCACCTGTGCCATCCCCGGCCCAGCGCCAACGACAATGCCTCCGGCGTCGCCGCGCTGCTCGCGACCGCCCGGCTGCTCGGTGCCCGGCCAGTCGGCGGACCGGATCTGCGTTTCCTGTGGGCACCGGAGTTCGTCGGTGTCGCCGCGTACCTGCACGATCTTGTGGGCGGCGGTGCCGTGGCGCGGCCCAGCCTGGCGGTCAACGTGGACATGGCCGGGCAGGACCCGTACCGCTGCGGTAGCTCGCTGGTGATCGAGCGGGGGCCGGATGACGTACCGTCGTTTCTGCCGGCCCTGGCCGGACGCTGCGCCGACCTGACGCCGGCGCGGGCCCGGTCCTACAGCGGCGCGGTGCCGTGCGATCCGGGGCAGGCGGTCACCGCGCCGTTCTCCGGGGGTTCCGACCATGCGCTCGTCTCGGATGCGCCGACCCGGTGCCCGACGGTGTCCTTCGGGCACTGGCCGGACCGGGCCAACCACACCTCGGCCGACACGCTCGACATGGTCGACCCGGCCGAGCTGCGTCGCACCGTCACGGTGGCGGCGTCGACCGTGGCGGCGGTACGCGGGCGCGCGGACCCGGCGTTGGCCGCCGACGTCGCCGACGCGTGTGCCGGCTGGGCCGCCGGGCACATCCTGGCGGCGCTGCCCGGCCGGCAGCGTCCGCCGGCACCGTACCCGTACCGTGACGACGGCAGCCCGGTGCTGGACCCGGCCGGCGACGCCGCGTCGGTCCGGCGGGTGGCCCACCGCAGCGAGATCGCCGGCAGGTGTGTCAGCACGCTGACGTACGCCGGGGTGCCGGCCGGGGAGATCGTCCGTACGGCGCGCTGGCTGGCCGACGTGTCCGCCACCGCTGCCGACCGCGCGCTGTGCGTCGAGCCGTCGGCCGACGACGAGGCGTCGGGTACGGTGCTGGCCCGCGCCGCGCTCGGCCCGGTCAATCCCCGGACGCTGGCCGCCACCGACGCTGACCGCGCCTGGCTCGCCGAACGCCTGGCTGAGGATCGGGGCGGCAGCCACGCCCGCGTACTCACGCTGTTGCGAGCAGTCGACGGCCGGCGTGGCCGCCGCAGCGCGGCGTGGTGGGCGGCGCTGGCCGGCGAACTCCCTGTCTCGGTGGCGTTCGCCGACCGGGTCTTCGACATGCTGCACCGGGCCGGCTGGGTCGTCCCGGTGCCCGATCCTGAGGATCTCGACGCGGCTGAGGAGATCGATGCGACCCGTCATCCTGCGTGA